In Streptomyces sp. NBC_00483, a single window of DNA contains:
- a CDS encoding SAV2148 family HEPN domain-containing protein, giving the protein MSSGGLELPPGDDGHEGQDSQETASTEIPPGAVSLARPMDVASQIGPELDWGADAWSEVRTRAQRAGRAYIWLNLVEQRLRAVVAAVLRPVYAPVHGEDWVVAAAGPAGQEWVQRAVAVREVSRRKGYLLDPADDNVLSFLTLPQLRELMVQHWPCFEPYFDDRRDVELALDELEVTRNVVSRNRALSETVLAQAERASSRLLDILGAGSDVPSARRLPVDAVEELVGDRYADVVGVHSDRVRLLRQFPAEDLFGGARRLDAIGIGLNLLAQNFSGRRLVRLAESGCRIRLLFLNPASSAVKRRERELGIKRGELSRSVEMNILHMRRVRARLKDPDAFEIRVFDETPRFNAYLVDGDGSDGIAVVQSYLRRTRGMEAPVLVLRGGGRIVKASASSDTGENGLFVTYRDEFEQAWADARPVS; this is encoded by the coding sequence GTGAGCTCGGGAGGGCTGGAGCTGCCCCCTGGTGACGACGGTCACGAGGGCCAGGACAGCCAGGAGACAGCCTCCACGGAGATCCCGCCCGGAGCGGTGTCGCTGGCCAGGCCCATGGACGTCGCGTCCCAGATCGGTCCGGAACTGGACTGGGGCGCCGACGCCTGGAGCGAGGTCCGTACGCGCGCGCAACGTGCGGGGCGGGCCTATATCTGGCTGAACCTGGTGGAACAGCGGCTGCGCGCCGTCGTCGCCGCCGTGCTCCGCCCCGTCTACGCGCCCGTGCACGGCGAGGACTGGGTGGTCGCGGCGGCGGGGCCCGCCGGGCAGGAGTGGGTGCAGCGGGCCGTCGCCGTGCGCGAGGTCAGCCGCCGCAAGGGCTATCTCCTCGACCCGGCCGACGACAACGTGTTGTCGTTCCTGACCCTGCCGCAGCTGCGCGAGCTGATGGTGCAGCACTGGCCGTGCTTCGAGCCGTACTTCGACGACCGCCGCGACGTCGAGCTCGCCCTGGACGAGCTGGAGGTCACGCGCAACGTGGTCTCCCGCAACCGCGCCCTCTCGGAGACGGTCCTCGCCCAGGCCGAGCGCGCCTCCTCCCGCCTCCTGGACATACTCGGCGCCGGCTCCGACGTGCCCTCGGCCCGCCGACTGCCCGTCGACGCCGTCGAGGAACTGGTCGGCGACCGGTACGCGGACGTGGTGGGGGTGCACTCGGACCGGGTCAGGCTGCTGCGCCAGTTCCCTGCCGAGGACCTCTTCGGCGGGGCGCGGCGCCTGGACGCCATCGGGATAGGCCTCAACCTGCTCGCGCAGAACTTCTCGGGACGCCGCCTGGTCCGCCTCGCCGAGTCGGGCTGCCGCATACGGCTCCTCTTCCTCAACCCGGCGTCCAGCGCGGTCAAGCGGCGCGAACGGGAACTGGGGATCAAGCGGGGCGAGTTGAGCCGCTCCGTCGAGATGAACATCCTGCACATGCGCCGGGTGCGGGCCCGCCTCAAGGACCCCGACGCCTTCGAGATCCGCGTCTTCGACGAGACACCGCGCTTCAACGCCTACCTCGTCGACGGCGACGGATCGGACGGCATCGCCGTCGTCCAGTCCTATCTGCGCAGGACGCGGGGGATGGAGGCGCCCGTCCTCGTGCTGCGCGGCGGGGGACGCATCGTCAAGGCGAGCGCGTCGTCGGACACCGGGGAGAACGGCCTTTTCGTGACGTACCGCGACGAATTCGAGCAGGCCTGGGCGGACGCGCGGCCGGTGTCGTAG
- a CDS encoding 3'-5' exonuclease, with protein MGWHRELMIGFDLETTGTDPREARIVTAAVIEVKDGAVLGHRQWLADPGVRIPDEAIAVHGVTNERAAAEGEPADRVADALAEILVGYWRTGVPVVAYNATFDLTLLSAELARHGLPSLRERLAGVEPGPVVDPYTIDRTVDRYRRGKRNLEAVCTEYGVPLDAAHDASADALAAALLARAIGERHAKVAQLGVAELHRRQVEWFAESAADFQNFLRRKGNPDAVIDTVWPMRQISNGTGASSRTGLSSPSGD; from the coding sequence ATGGGCTGGCACCGCGAGCTGATGATCGGCTTCGACCTGGAGACGACCGGGACCGATCCGCGCGAGGCGCGCATCGTCACCGCCGCCGTCATAGAGGTGAAGGACGGCGCGGTCCTCGGGCACCGGCAATGGCTGGCCGACCCCGGAGTGCGGATCCCGGACGAGGCGATCGCGGTACACGGTGTCACCAACGAGCGGGCGGCAGCCGAGGGCGAGCCGGCCGACCGGGTCGCCGACGCCCTCGCCGAGATCCTGGTGGGCTACTGGCGCACGGGCGTCCCCGTGGTCGCGTACAACGCGACGTTCGACCTCACCCTGCTCTCCGCCGAGCTCGCCAGGCACGGGCTGCCGTCCCTGCGCGAGCGCCTCGCGGGGGTGGAGCCGGGGCCGGTCGTGGATCCGTACACGATCGACCGGACCGTCGACCGCTACCGGCGGGGCAAGCGCAACCTCGAAGCGGTCTGCACCGAGTACGGGGTCCCGCTCGATGCCGCACACGACGCCTCGGCGGACGCCCTGGCCGCGGCGCTGCTCGCCCGCGCGATAGGCGAGCGGCACGCGAAGGTCGCGCAGCTCGGGGTGGCCGAGCTGCATCGCAGACAGGTGGAGTGGTTCGCGGAGTCGGCGGCCGACTTCCAGAACTTCCTTCGCAGGAAGGGCAATCCGGACGCGGTGATCGACACGGTGTGGCCGATGCGTCAGATATCCAACGGGACTGGCGCATCGAGCCGGACCGGCCTATCAAGCCCCTCCGGCGATTGA
- a CDS encoding phosphotransferase enzyme family protein: MDEARAREVLAQADVVDGTAATAELIALGENAVFGVGDLVVKVGRSIEHGGTELLDRARRELAIASYLAGHDVPAVRAAKDEALVADGHPVTVWHRIPAAVRPAEPRDLAELLKLVHALPTPTGFELPRRELLGGVERWLRLAGDAIDPADADYLRERRDGFAAAAAALTPQLPPGPIHGDALPRNVHIGPEGPVLVDLETFSSDLREHDLVVMALSRDRYGLPADAYDGFVSAYGWDVREWEGCAVLRGARETASCAWVSQHAPSNPKALAEFRRRVASLRDGDPAVRWYPF; this comes from the coding sequence ATGGACGAGGCACGGGCACGGGAAGTGCTGGCGCAGGCGGATGTCGTGGACGGCACCGCCGCCACCGCGGAGCTGATCGCGCTCGGCGAGAACGCGGTGTTCGGCGTCGGCGACCTCGTCGTCAAGGTCGGGCGCAGCATCGAGCACGGCGGCACCGAACTCCTCGACCGCGCCCGCCGCGAACTGGCCATCGCCTCCTATCTCGCCGGGCACGACGTCCCCGCGGTGCGCGCCGCGAAGGACGAGGCGCTCGTCGCGGACGGGCACCCGGTGACCGTGTGGCACCGGATCCCGGCGGCCGTCCGCCCGGCCGAGCCGCGTGATCTGGCGGAGCTGCTCAAGCTGGTGCACGCGTTGCCGACGCCGACCGGTTTCGAGCTGCCGCGGCGGGAGCTGCTCGGCGGGGTCGAGCGCTGGCTGCGGCTCGCGGGCGACGCGATCGACCCGGCCGACGCGGACTATCTGCGCGAGCGTCGGGACGGGTTCGCGGCGGCCGCCGCGGCGCTGACCCCGCAGCTGCCGCCCGGGCCGATCCACGGTGACGCCCTGCCGCGCAATGTGCACATCGGGCCCGAGGGACCCGTCCTCGTCGATCTCGAGACGTTCTCCTCCGATCTGCGGGAGCACGATCTCGTCGTCATGGCCCTGTCGCGCGACCGGTACGGGCTGCCGGCCGACGCGTACGACGGGTTCGTGTCCGCGTATGGGTGGGATGTGCGGGAGTGGGAGGGATGCGCGGTGCTGCGCGGGGCGCGGGAGACGGCGTCCTGTGCGTGGGTTTCGCAGCATGCGCCGTCCAACCCGAAGGCGTTGGCGGAGTTTCGGCGGCGGGTCGCTTCGCTGCGGGACGGGGACCCTGCGGTGCGGTGGTATCCGTTCTGA
- the mgt gene encoding macrolide-inactivating glycosyltransferase yields MTNPSHGKRAHIAMFSIAAHGHVNPSLEVIRELVARGHRVTYAIPHLFEEKIAETGAEPVLYRTTLPGPDDDPAAWGTTLLDNVEPFLNDAIQTLPQLIEAYEGNGEVEGVGVPDLVIHDITSYPAGVLAHRWGVPAVTLSPNLVAWEGYEDEVAKPMWEEPRKTPRGKAYYEKFDAWLKESGVPKTADEFWGRYDRTLVLIPKALQPNADRVDEKKNTFVGACQGDRSAQGEWERPADAERVLLVSLGSSFTKQPEFYRECVKAFGDLLGWHVVLQVGKHVTAEDLGAVPGNVEVRQWVPQLAILKKADAFITHAGAGGSQEGLATATPMVAVPQAVDQFGNADILQGLGVARHVPMEEANAETLREAVLALVDDPEVARRLAVIQQDMAGEGGTRQAADLIEAELRP; encoded by the coding sequence ATGACGAACCCGAGCCACGGCAAACGTGCCCACATCGCCATGTTCTCCATCGCCGCCCACGGGCACGTGAACCCGAGTCTCGAAGTGATCCGGGAGCTCGTCGCCCGTGGGCACCGCGTCACGTACGCGATCCCGCACCTGTTCGAGGAGAAGATCGCCGAGACCGGCGCCGAGCCGGTCCTCTACCGCACCACGCTCCCCGGCCCCGACGACGACCCGGCGGCGTGGGGGACCACGCTGCTCGACAACGTGGAGCCGTTCCTGAACGACGCGATCCAGACGCTGCCCCAGCTCATCGAGGCCTATGAAGGGAACGGTGAGGTCGAGGGCGTAGGCGTCCCCGACCTCGTCATCCACGACATCACCTCCTACCCGGCAGGCGTCCTCGCCCACCGCTGGGGCGTGCCCGCCGTGACGCTCTCGCCGAACCTCGTCGCCTGGGAGGGATACGAGGACGAGGTCGCGAAGCCGATGTGGGAGGAGCCCCGCAAGACTCCGCGCGGCAAGGCCTACTACGAGAAGTTCGACGCGTGGCTCAAGGAGTCCGGCGTACCGAAGACCGCCGACGAATTCTGGGGCCGCTACGACCGCACCCTCGTCCTCATTCCGAAGGCGCTCCAGCCGAATGCCGACCGGGTCGACGAGAAGAAGAACACCTTCGTCGGCGCCTGTCAGGGCGACCGGTCCGCGCAGGGCGAGTGGGAACGCCCCGCCGACGCCGAGCGCGTACTGCTCGTGTCGCTCGGCTCGTCGTTCACCAAGCAGCCCGAGTTCTACCGGGAGTGCGTGAAGGCGTTCGGCGATCTGCTGGGCTGGCATGTCGTGCTCCAGGTCGGCAAGCACGTCACCGCCGAGGACCTCGGGGCGGTCCCCGGCAACGTAGAGGTGCGCCAGTGGGTGCCGCAGCTGGCGATCCTCAAGAAGGCCGACGCCTTCATCACGCACGCCGGCGCGGGTGGCAGCCAGGAAGGCCTGGCCACGGCGACGCCGATGGTCGCCGTGCCGCAGGCCGTCGACCAGTTCGGCAACGCCGACATCCTTCAGGGCCTGGGCGTCGCCCGCCACGTACCCATGGAGGAGGCGAACGCGGAGACGCTCCGCGAGGCAGTCCTCGCGCTGGTCGACGACCCGGAAGTGGCGCGCCGTCTTGCCGTCATTCAGCAGGACATGGCGGGCGAGGGCGGAACGCGGCAGGCGGCCGACCTCATCGAGGCCGAACTGCGCCCCTGA
- a CDS encoding CDP-alcohol phosphatidyltransferase family protein codes for MPRDIPSLPEVRRITQKKRDAWWTVLLVDPIATPLVRVTARWTRITPNQITWGALILGLGAAGCFAMGDWRWLIAGALIYHLSFVLDCMDGKVARLTGQGSVFGAWLDYIFDRVRVMACAVALMGGQFQRTGDLIYVWLAVVVVFLDGLRYINSLEIFKTRHTMRKQIKSRMRAARRAQNADDVAFMEDLLRANPSADIEQDLHGAANAEHAENVEHDEHVEGDAQAEAVEPAPRPKVVDLHQEFRSRFPGYLRFRSFMLRHRIRTHLISGIEFQMAVFIVGPLLDQVIGATVVAGALLLVFELAIVYKLLLSTRDFGRTLAAFEQDAAEKDAAQIDAEEKNVAEKDAFDEEHEKGLSTVA; via the coding sequence ATGCCCCGAGACATACCGTCGTTGCCCGAAGTGCGGCGCATCACCCAGAAAAAGCGCGACGCGTGGTGGACCGTGCTGCTCGTCGACCCGATCGCCACACCTCTCGTACGGGTCACGGCGCGCTGGACGCGCATCACCCCGAACCAGATCACTTGGGGCGCTCTGATCCTGGGGCTCGGCGCGGCCGGCTGTTTCGCGATGGGGGACTGGCGCTGGCTGATCGCCGGAGCGCTGATCTACCACCTGAGCTTCGTGCTCGACTGCATGGACGGCAAGGTCGCCCGGCTGACCGGGCAGGGCTCCGTGTTCGGCGCCTGGCTCGACTACATCTTCGACCGCGTCCGCGTGATGGCCTGTGCCGTGGCGCTGATGGGCGGCCAGTTCCAGCGCACCGGCGACCTGATCTACGTATGGCTCGCCGTGGTCGTCGTCTTCCTCGACGGGCTGCGCTACATCAACTCGCTGGAGATCTTCAAGACCCGGCACACGATGCGCAAGCAGATCAAGTCCCGCATGCGTGCGGCCCGTCGCGCGCAGAACGCGGACGACGTCGCCTTCATGGAGGACCTGCTGCGGGCCAACCCGTCCGCGGACATCGAGCAGGACCTGCACGGCGCGGCCAACGCCGAGCACGCCGAGAACGTGGAGCACGACGAGCACGTCGAGGGCGATGCGCAGGCGGAGGCCGTGGAGCCGGCGCCGCGCCCCAAGGTCGTCGACCTGCACCAGGAGTTCCGCAGCCGTTTCCCGGGCTATCTGCGTTTCCGGTCCTTCATGCTGCGCCACCGCATCCGTACGCACCTGATCAGCGGCATCGAGTTCCAGATGGCCGTCTTCATCGTCGGCCCGCTGCTCGACCAGGTGATCGGCGCGACCGTCGTGGCCGGCGCGCTGCTGCTCGTCTTCGAACTCGCCATCGTCTACAAGCTGTTGCTGTCCACGCGCGACTTCGGCCGCACGCTGGCGGCCTTCGAGCAGGATGCCGCCGAGAAGGACGCCGCGCAGATCGACGCCGAGGAAAAGAACGTCGCCGAAAAGGACGCCTTCGACGAAGAGCACGAAAAGGGCCTGTCCACCGTCGCGTGA
- a CDS encoding MMPL family transporter codes for MARNGEQRDRRVRGVAARAGGWSARHRWAAVGIWVLFVVVAMGLGSVAGRVDVSEDDQLKGETSQAARIIDDAGVDEPAGETVLVQSKYGQLRATAPEFKAAVADVVRAVEGTGKVTAVRSPYAADARTISKDGRTALVQFDMRGDPDTAADRVEPVQKAVAGVAGDHGALRIEEIGAASMNKTFDDAFGEDFQRAEYSAVPVALGILLIAFGALVAALLPVALAVTAIMATMGLMGIVSHLQPMSETANSVMLLVGLAVGVDYCLFYVRREREERMKGHDPQTALRVAAATSGRAIIVSGVTVCVAMAGMLFTGLAEFQAMGLASLMVVAVAMVGSVTVLPALLSLLGERVEKGRIPFLHPTKRRNGSKGADGANGEGGSRFWSRVLTVVLARPAVSVAVAVVALLAIAAPALGMKTQNLTVDQEFGDSLPIVATYDRVNAAFPGGSDPAEVVVKADDINSADARAALADFRAQAVSSGASRGPVEVTVHRDQNVAIIDVPLVGGSDQDKAEKSLALLRDEVRPATFGEVDGAEAPITGQVAGSKDFNDQIVGSVVPVFAFVVTFAFLLMLLSFRSLTVAITSIVLNLLSVGAAYGVLVAIFQHGWGASLVGAEGVGAIIAWLPLFLFVILFGLSMDYHVFVVSRIKEARLQGRTNLDAIRHGVVTTAGVVTSAAVIMVAVFSIFGTLSMQSMKQMGVGLAAAILIDATVIRGVLLPAVMALLGERNWYLPKWLHRMPDLTHDEAGMEPAPVPHEGGEEVRV; via the coding sequence ATGGCCAGGAACGGGGAACAGCGGGACCGCCGGGTGCGCGGGGTCGCGGCGCGGGCCGGCGGCTGGAGCGCCCGGCACCGGTGGGCGGCGGTGGGGATCTGGGTGCTGTTCGTCGTGGTGGCGATGGGCCTGGGGTCCGTCGCGGGACGCGTGGACGTCTCGGAGGACGACCAGCTCAAGGGGGAGACCAGCCAGGCCGCGCGCATCATCGACGACGCGGGCGTCGACGAACCGGCGGGCGAGACCGTGCTCGTGCAGAGCAAGTACGGTCAACTGCGGGCGACCGCACCCGAGTTCAAGGCGGCGGTCGCCGACGTGGTGCGGGCCGTCGAGGGCACGGGCAAGGTGACCGCCGTGCGTTCGCCGTACGCCGCCGACGCCCGGACGATCTCCAAGGACGGCCGCACCGCGCTCGTCCAGTTCGACATGCGGGGCGATCCCGACACCGCGGCCGACCGGGTCGAGCCGGTCCAGAAGGCCGTCGCGGGCGTCGCCGGCGACCATGGCGCGCTGCGGATCGAGGAGATCGGCGCCGCGAGCATGAACAAGACCTTCGACGACGCGTTCGGCGAGGACTTCCAGCGCGCCGAGTACTCGGCCGTGCCGGTCGCGCTCGGCATCCTGCTGATCGCGTTCGGCGCGCTCGTCGCGGCGCTGCTCCCGGTGGCGCTCGCCGTCACGGCGATCATGGCGACGATGGGCCTGATGGGCATCGTCAGCCATCTGCAGCCGATGAGCGAGACCGCCAACTCGGTGATGCTGCTCGTCGGCCTGGCGGTCGGCGTCGACTACTGCCTGTTCTATGTGCGGCGCGAGCGCGAGGAACGGATGAAGGGGCACGACCCGCAGACGGCACTGCGCGTCGCGGCGGCCACCAGCGGCCGGGCGATCATCGTCTCCGGGGTCACGGTGTGCGTGGCGATGGCGGGCATGCTGTTCACCGGGCTCGCCGAGTTCCAGGCGATGGGCCTCGCCTCGCTGATGGTGGTGGCGGTCGCGATGGTGGGATCCGTGACCGTGCTTCCGGCGCTGCTCTCGCTGCTCGGGGAGCGGGTGGAGAAGGGGCGGATCCCGTTCCTGCACCCGACGAAGCGACGCAACGGGAGCAAGGGGGCCGATGGAGCCAACGGGGAGGGTGGCAGCCGCTTCTGGAGCCGGGTGCTGACCGTCGTACTGGCGCGGCCCGCCGTCTCCGTCGCCGTCGCGGTCGTCGCGCTGCTCGCGATCGCCGCGCCCGCGCTCGGCATGAAGACCCAGAACCTCACCGTGGACCAGGAGTTCGGCGACTCGCTGCCGATCGTGGCGACGTACGACCGGGTCAACGCGGCGTTCCCCGGCGGCTCGGATCCGGCCGAGGTGGTCGTGAAGGCCGACGACATCAACTCCGCCGATGCGCGCGCCGCACTCGCCGACTTCCGCGCGCAGGCCGTGAGCTCGGGCGCCTCGCGCGGCCCTGTCGAGGTCACCGTGCACCGGGACCAGAACGTGGCGATCATCGACGTACCGCTCGTGGGCGGGTCCGATCAGGACAAGGCAGAGAAGAGCCTGGCGTTGCTGCGCGACGAGGTGCGGCCCGCCACGTTCGGCGAGGTCGACGGCGCAGAGGCGCCGATCACCGGACAGGTCGCGGGGTCGAAGGACTTCAACGACCAGATCGTCGGTTCCGTCGTCCCGGTCTTCGCGTTCGTCGTCACGTTCGCGTTCCTGCTGATGCTGCTCTCGTTCCGCTCACTGACGGTCGCGATCACATCGATCGTGCTCAACCTGCTGTCGGTGGGCGCCGCTTACGGGGTCCTCGTCGCCATCTTCCAGCACGGCTGGGGCGCCTCACTGGTCGGCGCGGAGGGAGTGGGCGCCATCATCGCGTGGCTGCCGCTGTTCCTGTTCGTGATCCTGTTCGGCCTGTCGATGGACTACCACGTGTTCGTGGTGTCCCGGATCAAGGAGGCGCGCCTTCAGGGGCGTACGAACCTCGACGCGATCCGGCACGGCGTCGTCACCACCGCGGGCGTGGTCACCAGCGCGGCCGTCATCATGGTCGCCGTGTTCAGCATCTTCGGGACGCTGTCCATGCAGTCGATGAAGCAGATGGGCGTGGGCCTCGCGGCCGCGATCCTGATCGACGCGACCGTCATCCGCGGTGTGCTGCTCCCGGCCGTGATGGCGCTGCTCGGGGAACGCAACTGGTATCTGCCGAAGTGGCTGCACCGGATGCCGGACCTGACGCACGACGAGGCGGGCATGGAGCCCGCCCCGGTCCCGCACGAGGGCGGCGAGGAGGTGCGCGTCTGA
- a CDS encoding S8 family peptidase yields the protein MATNQHARTMKLTAAIATAATAVGVTMFGGFSATAAPVEGKVYGQDAKGAVSGSYIVLLDQKAGASAKKDLAKEYGGTLKRNYSSSVNGFSASGLSDTEAKRLAADGSVSKVVQNKKFHIDATQDSPPSWGLDRIDQAETAGDSKYTYPDSAGEGATAYVIDTGVRVSHKDFGGRASSGFDAIDNDDNADDGNGHGTHVAGTIAGEAHGVAKKAKIVAVRVLDDQGSGTTEQVVAGIDWVTENHQGPSVANMSLGGGVDEALDAAVKKSIDSGVTYAVAAGNESADAAQSSPARVPEAITVASSTKDDEQSDFSNYGSVVDIYAPGSDITSDWNTGDDATNTISGTSMATPHVVGAAAVYLAGHKDAAPADVAKALTDGATPDAIKNASDGTANKLLKVVE from the coding sequence ATGGCAACAAACCAGCATGCGCGCACGATGAAGCTCACCGCGGCCATAGCCACGGCGGCGACAGCAGTGGGCGTCACCATGTTCGGCGGCTTCTCCGCCACCGCGGCCCCCGTCGAGGGCAAGGTCTACGGGCAGGACGCCAAGGGCGCCGTGTCCGGCAGCTACATCGTGCTGCTCGACCAGAAGGCGGGCGCCTCCGCCAAGAAGGACCTGGCCAAGGAGTACGGAGGCACGCTGAAGCGCAACTACAGCTCCTCCGTCAACGGCTTCTCGGCGAGCGGCCTCTCGGACACCGAGGCCAAGCGCCTCGCGGCCGACGGCTCCGTGTCGAAGGTCGTCCAGAACAAGAAGTTCCACATCGACGCCACCCAGGACAGCCCGCCGTCGTGGGGCCTGGACCGCATCGACCAGGCCGAGACCGCGGGCGACAGCAAGTACACGTACCCGGACAGCGCAGGCGAGGGCGCGACCGCGTACGTCATCGACACCGGGGTCCGGGTCAGCCACAAGGACTTCGGTGGCCGCGCCTCCTCCGGCTTCGACGCGATCGACAACGACGACAACGCCGACGACGGCAACGGGCACGGCACGCACGTCGCCGGCACCATCGCCGGTGAGGCGCACGGCGTCGCCAAGAAGGCGAAGATCGTCGCCGTCCGCGTCCTCGACGACCAGGGCTCCGGCACCACCGAGCAGGTCGTGGCGGGCATCGACTGGGTGACCGAGAACCACCAGGGCCCCTCCGTCGCCAACATGTCGCTCGGCGGCGGCGTGGACGAGGCGCTCGACGCGGCGGTCAAGAAGTCCATCGACTCCGGTGTCACCTACGCGGTGGCGGCGGGCAACGAGTCGGCGGACGCCGCGCAGTCCAGCCCCGCCCGGGTCCCGGAGGCCATCACGGTCGCCTCCTCCACGAAGGACGACGAGCAGTCGGACTTCTCCAACTACGGCTCCGTCGTCGACATCTACGCGCCTGGATCGGACATCACGTCCGACTGGAACACGGGTGACGACGCCACCAACACCATCTCCGGTACGTCGATGGCGACCCCGCACGTCGTCGGCGCGGCAGCCGTCTACCTGGCCGGACACAAGGACGCGGCCCCGGCCGACGTCGCCAAGGCGCTCACCGACGGGGCCACCCCGGACGCCATCAAGAACGCGTCCGACGGCACCGCGAACAAGCTCCTGAAGGTCGTCGAGTAA
- a CDS encoding DUF1697 domain-containing protein: protein MTQGTTKAEGCAALLRGINVGGNKKVPMAGLRPLIEGLGLTDVRTYLQSGNVAFTAPDGGDEEALAAAIGTAIEGEFGFTVDVLVRRHTYLKAVMADCPFPAAELEAKQLHVTYFSQAVTAERFAAVDPAAYAPEDFRIGDRALYLYAPQGLGVSKLGAQLSRPALNKGLIATSRNWNTVTKLVELTAPR, encoded by the coding sequence ATGACTCAGGGGACGACGAAGGCCGAGGGCTGCGCCGCGCTGCTGCGCGGCATCAATGTGGGCGGCAACAAGAAGGTGCCGATGGCCGGGCTGCGGCCGCTGATCGAGGGCCTCGGCCTCACCGACGTACGCACCTACCTCCAGAGCGGCAACGTCGCCTTCACCGCGCCCGACGGCGGTGACGAGGAGGCGCTCGCGGCCGCGATCGGCACGGCGATCGAGGGCGAGTTCGGCTTCACCGTCGACGTCCTCGTGCGCCGCCACACCTATCTGAAGGCGGTCATGGCGGACTGCCCGTTCCCGGCCGCCGAACTGGAGGCCAAGCAGCTGCACGTCACGTACTTCTCGCAGGCCGTGACCGCCGAGCGGTTCGCCGCCGTGGACCCGGCCGCGTACGCCCCCGAGGACTTCCGCATCGGCGACCGCGCCCTCTACCTCTACGCGCCCCAGGGCCTCGGCGTCTCGAAGCTGGGGGCCCAGCTGTCCCGACCTGCGCTCAACAAGGGTCTGATCGCGACCAGCCGCAACTGGAACACGGTGACGAAGCTCGTGGAGCTCACGGCCCCACGGTGA
- a CDS encoding ketopantoate reductase family protein, whose translation MRYIIIGAGAVGGVIGGRLAQAGHGDVVLVARGRQYEALRDKGLRVETPDGPHTHQLPVVDGPEALGALRADDVLILAVKTQDSAAALAAWGPRPVEGGGTAAGRLPLVCAQNGVESERLALRTFQRVYGMCVWLPATFVEPGVVRAPGAPISGMLHLGRYPSGSDGTVRAISADLEKGLLEAPVVDDVMRWKYAKLLANLANAIEAVSGVLTSDEALALFRRARAEGEAVLDAAGVAYASQDEEKAARADKIRFEPFDGAPRGGGSSWQSLQRGAGSIEADYLNGEIALLGRLHGVPTPVNDVLQELANEAAREGRSAGETSVADLVAAVDAHRES comes from the coding sequence ATGCGCTACATAATCATCGGAGCAGGAGCGGTCGGCGGCGTCATCGGTGGGCGGCTCGCGCAGGCGGGGCACGGTGACGTCGTGCTCGTCGCACGCGGCAGGCAGTACGAGGCGCTGCGCGACAAGGGCCTGCGCGTCGAGACGCCCGACGGGCCGCACACCCATCAACTCCCGGTCGTGGACGGCCCGGAGGCGCTCGGGGCGCTGCGCGCCGACGACGTGCTGATCCTCGCCGTGAAGACGCAGGACAGCGCGGCGGCGCTCGCCGCGTGGGGACCGCGCCCCGTCGAGGGCGGCGGTACGGCGGCCGGGCGGCTGCCCCTCGTCTGCGCGCAGAACGGGGTGGAGAGCGAGCGGCTCGCCCTGCGCACCTTCCAGCGCGTGTACGGGATGTGCGTGTGGCTGCCCGCCACGTTCGTCGAGCCGGGCGTCGTCCGCGCCCCGGGCGCCCCGATCTCCGGCATGCTGCACCTCGGCCGCTACCCGTCGGGAAGCGACGGGACAGTGCGGGCGATCTCCGCCGACCTGGAGAAGGGGCTCCTCGAAGCGCCCGTCGTCGACGACGTCATGCGCTGGAAGTACGCCAAGCTCCTCGCCAACCTCGCCAATGCGATCGAGGCGGTGTCCGGCGTGCTCACCAGCGACGAGGCCCTCGCCCTGTTCCGCCGGGCCCGCGCCGAGGGAGAGGCGGTGCTCGACGCCGCCGGTGTCGCGTACGCGAGCCAGGACGAGGAGAAGGCCGCCCGCGCCGACAAGATCCGCTTCGAGCCCTTCGACGGCGCCCCGCGCGGCGGCGGCTCCTCCTGGCAGTCCCTCCAGCGCGGCGCGGGCAGCATCGAGGCCGACTACCTCAACGGCGAGATCGCCCTGCTCGGCCGCCTGCACGGCGTACCGACACCGGTCAACGACGTCCTCCAGGAACTCGCCAACGAGGCGGCGCGGGAAGGGCGTTCGGCCGGGGAGACGAGCGTGGCGGACCTCGTCGCGGCGGTGGACGCGCACCGCGAGTCCTAG